TCAGCGCGGCCGCCTGCCCGTCGATGGCGACGTACAGCACCGTGCGGCCCCGCTGTTCCAGCGCCTCGGCGCGGTCCGTCAGGGCGCCGATGTCGATGCCCTCGCGCGCCATGTAACGGGCGGCGCCGACCTTGACCTCTGCACCCTCCACGCGGCCCCGGACGCCATAGCCGGTTTCCGAGGCGAAGTCGGTCATGGCGGGCAGCGGCACGTCGGAGCGCTGCACCCGCAGGATGGCCTGCGCGACCGGATGCTCGGAATGCGCCTCGACGGCGGCGGCGAGGGTCAGGACGCGCACCCGGCCAAAGCCCCCGGTCGTCTCGATCTCCGTCAGTTCGGGGCGGCCTTCGGTCACCGTGCCGGTCTTGTCGAGCGCCACCACACGCACCCCGTCCAGCGCCTGCAAGGCGTCGCCCTTGCGGAACAGCACGCCCAGTTCGGCGGCGCGCCCCGTGCCGACCATGATCGAGGTCGGCGTGGCAAGGCCCATGGCGCAGGGACAGGCGATGATCAGCACGGAAACCCCGGCGATCAGCGCCATGGTCAGCGCCGGATCGGGGCCGAAGACCAGCCAGACCAGCACCGTCAGCAGCGCCAGCCCCATCACCACCGGCACGAACCAGAGCGTGATGCGGTCCACGAGGCCCTGGATCGGCAGCTTGGCGCCCTGCGCCTCCTGCACCATGCGGATGATCTGCGCGAGCGTCGTGTCGGCGCCGGTGCGGGTCACGCGGACCTGAAGGCTGCCAGTGCCGTTCACCGTGCCGCCGGTCACCGGGTCGCCCGCCTCCTTGGCGGCGGGGATCGGCTCTCCGGTCAGCATGCTTTCGTCGACGGCGCTGTGGCCCTCGGCGACCTCGCCATCGGCGGCGATGCGCTCTCCGGGGCGGACAAGCAGCAGGTCGCCGGGTTGCAGGGCGTCGGTCTCGATGTCCTCAGGCTGGCCGTCGCGCAGGACGCGGGCGGTGCGGGCCTGAAGCCCCACAAGCGACCGGATCGCCGCGCCGGTGCGGCCCCGGGCGCGGGCCTCGAGCGTGCGGCCCAAGAGTATCAGCACGACGATCACCGCCGCCGCCTCGAAGTAGACGGCGCGCAGGGCGTCGGGTAGCAGGCCGGGCAGGAAGGTCGCCACGGTCGAATAGCCCCATGCGGCCAGCGTGCCGACCGCGACGAGCGAATTCATGTCCGGCGCGCCCTTCAGCAGCGCCGGGAGGCCGCGCGCGTAGAACATGCGCCCCGGCCCGGCGAGAACCAGCGTCGTCAGCAGGAACTGCAG
This region of Ponticoccus alexandrii genomic DNA includes:
- a CDS encoding heavy metal translocating P-type ATPase, with amino-acid sequence MSATSVTLSIEGMSCASCVGRVDRGLAALEGVSDVSVNLAAETARFAVDDPARIPKAVGALQALGYPARQASVTLSVEGMSCASCVGRVERALATVPGVLDVAVNLAAETATVTYAEAAVTPAELAAAATRVGYPAHVARAEEVAGQGDRKAEEARALTRQTLLAAALTLPVFVVEMGGHLFPVLHHWVDATVGRQTSWLLQFLLTTLVLAGPGRMFYARGLPALLKGAPDMNSLVAVGTLAAWGYSTVATFLPGLLPDALRAVYFEAAAVIVVLILLGRTLEARARGRTGAAIRSLVGLQARTARVLRDGQPEDIETDALQPGDLLLVRPGERIAADGEVAEGHSAVDESMLTGEPIPAAKEAGDPVTGGTVNGTGSLQVRVTRTGADTTLAQIIRMVQEAQGAKLPIQGLVDRITLWFVPVVMGLALLTVLVWLVFGPDPALTMALIAGVSVLIIACPCAMGLATPTSIMVGTGRAAELGVLFRKGDALQALDGVRVVALDKTGTVTEGRPELTEIETTGGFGRVRVLTLAAAVEAHSEHPVAQAILRVQRSDVPLPAMTDFASETGYGVRGRVEGAEVKVGAARYMAREGIDIGALTDRAEALEQRGRTVLYVAIDGQAAALIGVSDPVKPASRAAIAALKARGLDVALITGDRRATALAIAAETGIDHVVADVLPDGKVAALEELRKRGPVAFVGDGINDAPALASADVGIAIGTGTDVAISSADVVLMSGDLRGVVNAVEVSARTMRNIRQNLFWAFAYNAALIPVAAGVLYPATGLLLSPMLAAGAMALSSVFVLTNALRLRRIAPALDERAAPGGETPLSVSTPEVTP